The following coding sequences lie in one Candidatus Krumholzibacteriia bacterium genomic window:
- a CDS encoding NFACT RNA binding domain-containing protein — translation MIGCYLGMPLWYPPVLAISYAQDRYLVAVLETPGPFCFLGRRSPFEGARAPERMDRLAGAEIQEVSCPDGNRVLQIDVVTRGREHLTLSLVLFGSAGAAFVSRDGVAAEIVGRGSTRYDDVPASVTPAEPINPPFRMLITGRPGSAAPFAGSRPPRDTENAVVLGPFSSALDACEVLGQRVLDGAHETIIRRVTRPARRKVESLRRLAMNLESDIETAHTHGEERRVAETLAAYQTRIPAGATHVDLPDLYDAEKIHAIELDPPDPIHVQIEKRFRRVSKLEKSLAHSTKRLALVQKESEELEASLRLLEQARTFTEALKLVEAIRAKFGIKLDDKAPPIGATKKKKDQEKTYRQFDLDANWFAMVGRSNHENDEITFKVAAPMDLWFHAHNVAGSHVILKSRGGKGNPPSAIIQATASIAAHYSKARHSGLVPVIYTQRKYVRKFRGANPGQVTCEREKMLMVPPKLPEGEEE, via the coding sequence ATGATCGGGTGCTACCTCGGCATGCCGCTGTGGTATCCGCCCGTGCTCGCCATCTCCTATGCGCAAGACCGCTACCTGGTGGCGGTGCTGGAAACCCCGGGGCCGTTCTGTTTTCTGGGGCGCCGCTCGCCGTTTGAGGGCGCGCGCGCACCCGAGCGGATGGACCGCCTGGCCGGCGCCGAGATTCAGGAGGTCTCCTGCCCGGACGGCAACCGCGTGCTGCAAATTGACGTGGTCACGCGCGGGCGCGAACACCTCACCCTGTCGCTGGTGCTGTTCGGGTCGGCGGGGGCCGCATTTGTGTCGCGCGACGGGGTTGCCGCGGAAATCGTGGGCCGCGGTTCCACGCGCTATGACGACGTGCCCGCCAGTGTCACCCCCGCCGAGCCCATCAACCCGCCCTTCCGCATGCTTATCACAGGGCGGCCCGGCTCGGCCGCGCCGTTTGCGGGCTCCCGGCCACCACGCGACACGGAGAACGCCGTTGTGCTGGGGCCGTTTTCGTCGGCACTGGATGCGTGCGAGGTGCTGGGGCAGCGCGTGCTGGACGGCGCGCACGAGACCATCATCCGCCGCGTCACGCGCCCCGCGCGCCGCAAGGTGGAGTCGCTGCGGCGGCTGGCGATGAACCTGGAGTCCGACATCGAGACCGCCCACACGCACGGCGAAGAACGCCGCGTTGCCGAAACACTCGCCGCGTACCAGACGCGCATTCCCGCCGGCGCGACGCACGTCGATCTTCCCGACCTTTACGACGCCGAGAAAATCCACGCCATCGAGCTCGACCCGCCCGATCCCATCCACGTGCAGATTGAGAAGCGCTTCCGGCGCGTGTCGAAACTGGAGAAGAGTCTCGCGCACTCCACCAAGCGTCTGGCGCTGGTGCAAAAAGAGAGCGAGGAACTCGAGGCGTCCCTGCGCCTTCTCGAACAGGCGCGCACCTTCACCGAGGCGCTCAAGCTGGTGGAGGCCATTCGCGCCAAGTTCGGGATCAAGCTCGACGACAAGGCGCCGCCCATCGGCGCCACCAAAAAGAAGAAGGATCAGGAGAAGACCTACCGCCAGTTCGACCTGGACGCCAACTGGTTCGCCATGGTGGGACGCTCCAACCACGAGAACGACGAGATCACCTTTAAGGTGGCCGCACCCATGGACCTCTGGTTCCACGCGCACAACGTGGCCGGCTCGCATGTGATCCTCAAGTCGCGCGGCGGCAAGGGCAACCCGCCCTCGGCGATCATCCAGGCCACCGCGTCCATCGCCGCGCACTACTCCAAGGCGCGCCACAGCGGCCTCGTCCCCGTCATCTACACCCAGCGCAAG
- a CDS encoding YicC family protein — translation MLISMTGFGTGEATSGGSTVSVEIRSVNHRFLDLAFKLPRVLQNREQDIKDLVRARLARGRVSITMSVESAAAGRAVTI, via the coding sequence ATGCTGATCAGCATGACGGGTTTCGGAACCGGCGAGGCAACCTCGGGCGGCTCCACGGTGTCCGTGGAGATCCGCTCGGTCAACCACCGCTTCCTCGACCTCGCCTTCAAACTCCCCCGGGTGCTGCAGAACCGCGAACAGGACATCAAGGATCTGGTGCGCGCGCGCCTGGCGCGGGGGCGGGTGTCCATCACCATGTCGGTCGAATCGGCCGCGGCGGGCCGCGCGGTCACCATCA